DNA from Vitis vinifera cultivar Pinot Noir 40024 chromosome 19, ASM3070453v1:
aaaataagcgttaatttaattttgtaattctaagtgatagaatttacaaaattaattagtgcaaaataaacgggctttggtgggggtccaacatatgagattttatgattgatggaTTGATTGGTTGATTCGGTTGCCATATATgatttattctgctctatgatatgcatgtgactattccttaattgtgcactaatcccacttcttgatagcgcattgaagatcgttgcccaggtacgcatctgtTCTTATTCTGGTCTTGCTCTACGCATGttttgatactcatatgtgcatgattgatttgagtatttactgatttcctcatcattgccacaccagtttcattttattagtagagacccgaatttagggacttagaggggtgctacggtccatactgtaccttcccgataagtaacctgacccccgaacccgatccggtttttcgtagatcaccttttccaaataaggagtcacacttagggtttttctttcttattttgtttacccttttaaaaataaaacaaaaataagtggcgactccaagtcattttcaaataatcaataaaaatcaaaattttcaaataaaaaaatcgagtttcgccatcgagtgggaaacgcatcgagcaatcgaaatgcggggtccacactctTGTTTTTTCATAGCTCACCAAATCCACCATTATCCATTGAAGATTAAGAAAAATCagtagaaaaacaaaatctCTTACTCACAAAATCCGACCATTATCCATTGAAGATTAAGAAAAATCTTATCTAAATTCAGCTTCCTCCAAcatatcaatattattatttttttcatttaaatttatgatCTAAATCATACAAGTAAATGATGAAATATAGATCAAGAATGCAACCTTCTATATAAGACTTTATGATTGaggattatttttctatatGATGCCGAGAAATAATGAAAATCAAACcctatttttaaagataaataggGTTAGTCTTGGCATGCCTTTTTCACACTCTAAATGTGAAATCAAACATGCTCCCAAATGCTATATGCAATTCTCAAGAGGCATGGAAAATATTGTATCACTCATCTCATTggcatgaaataaaaaaacatggatTATTTTGAGATGGGTACTAttcttgtcatttttttttctaccaatGGATTATTTTGAACTTAAACTCTTATTatctagtaattttttttaaacaattttttattctttaaaattaaaaaatagaaaaacatgtgcaataagtaaaaaatcaaaaaaataggtttttgttcttaaaaataaaaaataagatggtTGTCAAAAAAACAGGtgcaattttttgttattttcaataatttttatttattttttaagatctttttcaaaaaataagtatataaatataaagaataattaaaaataaaatattgcatatagaaattattttaaaaatatatttcataacATATAAAAcgtgttaaaaacattttaggtttttaagtaattttttgttttataaaatatcaaataataaatacaaaagaTTGTGAGACCAAACAGATAGTTACTCATTACAAGGCTAAATAAATCCTCACACACGGGTTGGAGTAGGGGATCGACTCTTACACATTTGTTCCGTCTTCATGGCTTTAAAACTCGTTTACAAAATTAAGAGAAGTTCATGCATATATAGTGTAAAGAACTTTCTATTTTATATGATGTAAAACATCATAGTATCCGTTATGAGCTTAATTATGATGTTCCACGTCAAATTGAGGATAAATTTTGTAATGTTATATATGTACAGACTACTCTTAAtcttataaatatgttttaaagtcataaaaactcttttgaatttaaagtaaataatatagATACCAGTTGAGTATAAATcgttacaaatgatattaaaatcaattttcgaCTTTTGATGTATAAATTTGTTTAGCCCTACTTGGTTttacaattctttaaaatacaATGAAACTTAGTGTTTGCATATAGGTAATTATGATATTCCTACACATGGAAATGAAACTtcttaacaatatatatatatatatatatataaactcattgtaaaatatttaattcattttgctcttattcaattttttttttaaatcatcttttcaaaaattaatttttatccaaagtgttatttataatttactatTGATAAGAgagtaatattaaattttataaatggttaatttgatttttgttattgctgataaagaaaaaaaaaagacagttTCTTAGTCCCGTTAACAAATACACGCATGACTCGAAAAAGTTGGAATGTTTGTCGCAGAAAAACAAAATCTCTTGTTTTTTCATAGCTCACAAAATCCTACCATCATCCATCCAAGATTAAGAAAAATCTTATTCAAATTCAGCTCCCTCCAAcatatcaatattattatttttttcatttaaatttataatctaAATCATACAAGTAAATGATGAAATATAGATCAAGAATGCAACCTTCTGAACATATAAGACTTTATGATTGaggattatttttcaatatgatGCCGAGAAATAATGAAAATCAAACcctatttttaaagaaaaatagggTTAGTCTTGGCATGCCTTTTTCACACTCTAAATGTGAAATCAAACATGCTCCCAAATGCTATATGCAATTCTCAAGAGGCATGGAAAATATTGTATCACTCATCTCATTGGCATGAAATCAAAAAACCTCCAACCCTCGTTAAAAGGAAACTAACTTCATAATTGCATATTTGTTAGGATTTTAAAAGAGAATAATTGCTTGATATACTTGACTTATTTTACATCAGTCATGTTATAATAAACATCTTGTAACTGAGAAAATTTCCTATTTAGGATTTAAGATTTAAGATTTAAGATTTAACTAcgaatcaataataaattaataataataacaagatccaaatttgtaaaatagTTGTAAAATGGGATTGATTTAGGTTAAAGCTTCCAATCTAACTTATCAAAGAGAATATACATCATTATTAGAGGTCCCATTTGCTCCTTTATATCCAAAGAGGCCCAAGTCCCATAGACGTGGAAAGTTGAGCAATGAGTCTCCTTCCTTCCAAAGTAAATTCCAATTGgtttcaaagtatttttaaatgaataatttttttttttttttaaaaaaaagttcaacAAAGATAACCCTTTCCATGTGATATTCAAAAGTGTGATTTAATTTGACTCCATATTtagattaatttgatttaattttttatatttttatttttttactcaaaaaaatatatataaaaatgactAAGAATCTTTAAAAtttgccaaaaaaaataatttattttcataataaattctcaaaaactgatttttgtgggttaaaaaatttgttatcattattatttgctGTGAAGATCAGAGAAGGGTTGACGTTTTATAGTTTAGTTTGGATATGAATAacatttggggttttttttttgggatatatGAAATGAAGAATGAAGAGGAAATGACCAGTCACCCACAGGGGCCACAACCCACAGAATGGACAAAATTGAAGTGTCCAATAGCCTACTATGACCCGTCTAAGTATGAATCTGGATCTATCTAATTCGATGTTTGAGACCCAgatctcaattttcaaaaattaaacaatttttttttttgaattactACTGTACTGTTATGGGTCTTGGAGATCTGAATGTGGGTGTGACTGCGAAATGGTAGCCTTGATTTTCCTTTCGGATGGTGGGTGACGCCTCGTTCTCTCTTGCCTTTGCTCTCACACTAcctctctatttctctccttcctctGCAATCACACTTTATCTTCTTCTTAGAAGCCTTGCTTCGTACTCTTTCTCTTTCTGTGTCTTAAACATTTGGGTTAATCTCATCAGTCTCTCTCTTTAATCTGCAAGCGTTCTTACTTTCTCTCGACTCTGCAACCCCAgtttctctctcactctctccgCATTTGGGTTTGCGTCTCCTTCTCTAATTTGCAATCTCTCTGTCTACATTTGGGTTAATCTGCATCTCTCCCCCTAAGCATTTGTGTTACTCGCACATTCTCTCCCACTCTTAGTATATATCGCCCCAACAATGGCTTCAGGAGGAACCAAATCGTCAAAACCTGCAAAACCCCCAAACCCATCTTCAACTTCTCAGTCTTCGGTCAGATCAACATCCTCTTCTGTCTCCACTCACCTCGCGATGGTGGAGCTCAAGCAGCGCATTCTGACCTCCCTCTCCAAGCTCTCCGACCGCGACACCCACCAAATCGCCGTTGACGACCTCCACAATCTCATCCAGAATCTCTCTACTGACTCCGGCGTCTCCATCCTCCTCAATTGCCTCTATGAGGCCTCCTCCGATCCCAAACCCTTAGTCAAGAAGGAGTCTCTCCGGCTTCTCGCTCTCCTCTGCACCTCCCACCCCGATTCCACCTCCTcccaccttaccaaaatcatcTCCCACATTGTCCGCCGCCTCAAGGACTCTGATACCGGTGTCCGGGATGCGTGCCGCGACGCCATTGGTACTCTGTCTTCCCTGTACTTGAAGGGTGATGGTGGTGGGGGTGACAATGGGGGACTTGGGTCTGTAGTTTCGCTCTTTGTGAAGCCTCTGTTTGAGGCAATGATTGAGCAGAACAAGGGGGTTCAATCAGGGGCTGCAATGTGCTTGGCTAAGATGGTGGAATGCGCATCAGACCCGCCTGTAGGCGCCTTTCAGAAGCTCTGCTCGAGGGTCTGCAAATTGCTCAACAATCCGAATTTCTTAGCAAAGGCTGCACTTTTGCCTGTTGTGGGGAGCTTGTCTCAGGTACGATCATGTGGTTGATTTATTCttgagtttttgttttttgacttgTTATTGCAATGTACTTTTGATAGTGAGGTTGAAATATATGGTCAATTTGGTTGCTGAGGAATCACAGGAAAAGGAACTAGAACTTAgactaataatatttattatgaaaaatttgatGATACTGTTCAAATTTTTGCTCCCTTTGATTATTAAGAAGTCTTAGGACGAGAAAATGACAATAAGCGGGGGACAAACCTGGTTAGCTGCCTACGTGTGCCTCGTTCTTTTTGAGCTTTGCTCTGCTTCTTAGCCCGGATAATCTGGTTCTCTCAGTGATCCATTCCACATTGACCCCTCTCTTAGATGTGGCTTCACGGAATTTGCTTTCACCTTTGTGCTCTGTCCCCCAAGGGAAAGGGATATGTGCACATGGTTTAGTTGAGCTGTGAGAAGGGTAGATTCTTCTTGTTGGGTGGAGTAGAGGCCATTCAGATCATCTCACCAGTGGGAAGCTTTGCTTATTGAGTACTGTCTATTGCGATGGGGAGCTGTCTAAGAGGGGCCCTATCTTTAGCCTGGGTGGGTGGAGTCTGCTAACTGTTCTGACCAAGAATAGGTAGTCCACCTGATGATCAATCAAAGTgcttgacaaaaaataaattgtcaaaTTTGAAGATGTAATGAGAGTGAGACACTGTTTTAATTAGCAAAGGCAGCAAGACAAGAGAACTTGGACACTTCATTGAAACTGATGATCTGGTTGAAATTTTCTCCCCATTTGATTGCTAAGAAATTCAGGTGACAAAAGGATTGGACTGTGAATCCAATCTGAAAATGCCCAAGGTCCAAATTTTTGTTCCTCTTTCCTGTTTAACTCATTAGTCTGACAGAAGATTATTGGCCTTTTATTCCTTCTCCTTAGTGTGTGCATATATTGATATAATTAGATTCAGTATGGGTCTCAACAGAATTCTAGTTTTTGAGGTGGTGTGAAATTTAATCGAATGAGTATGAACAACTTGATCAGATATTAGTGACACATGTTTAGCTTTATTTGAGTGAGATGAAAGGATGGCTTCATCTGGCTTTATATATGATGTTTGTATTGAAACCATAAGCAAGTTCTTATGCTTAAAGTAGATCCTTATGTTTTTGgtttactttttatttgtttcttttatatctCCCCATTGTGCATAAGATATATGaacttatatttctttatttgataCTTCATAACCGCTCCTAATTTTCATTCCTTGTCATGCTTGATAACTCTGATGTTGGTTCATTATGTGGTGAATGAGAATTGAGATACCAAGCAAAAGGTCATAAATTTTACTTGCaccaaaaaaatgaagaagcaAATTTAGAACTTCTAAAGGATTATAAACTTTTGCAGGTAGGAGCAATTGCACCACAAAGCTTGGAAGCAGTGTTGCAAAGCATTCATGACTGCCTTGGGAGTCCTGATTGGGCAACACGCAAGGCTGCAGCTGATACATTAAGTACTTTAGCAATGCATTCAAACAACTTGATCATGGATGGAGCTACTTCTACACTGGCAGCACTTGAGGCTTGCCGCTTTGACAAGGTATCATTTTGaacttatttttcttctgcACAAGAATCCCAGTTTTTACCCTTTTTGCCATATTACCACTTATCAAACACTTACTCCGTGTTTATAGCTTTCCTACTCTTGAAGTCACTGGGAACAAGTTGTGTTTGCCCTTTTTGACATGTCAACGACAATCCCAGTTTTTGCCCTTTTTGCCACATCATCACTCATCAAACACTCATCCCTTTGTTTATAGCATCCCTATTTTGAGGCCATTGGGTTGAACCCCTTGTGTTTGTAATGGACACTCACGCTGCGCAGATCTAATAATTTCAAGAGAATCTAACCCAGAGCTGCCACCCTTTCGGAAAGGCAACAATAGTAGGgactttaatattataaaagttaatGTCAAATGCAAAAATACATGCAGTGTACAATTATGTAATTCAATCTCTCACACTCAGAAGTGGAGTTGGTAtcatagcattttttttttttatagatagaGTCAGTATTATAGCAGAAATCTAAGTTTCAAGCTAACAGTACCAAAGCTGATGAAACTTGAGAATTTAAACCCAATAAATCACAGTATATAGGAGCAGTGgaacattaaaaacaaatattggGTTGTGACTTACACATGAATAGAGTTACAGTGGGACATACCATTGTCCTTGGTGCAACATTGAAAGCTTCTCAGGAAGCATATTTAACTTGTTTGAAGTCCATCTCCTAATAGTCATTACTTTCACTTGTGCTAGTCCTCTTTAGCGGTTATGTATTCatgatatttttatgtattagGTTCCATTAAACACTGatcataatttttttgctttgataTCTTACTCATGTTTGGATGCTCATGTATGaattttttaactactttttcaGATAAAGCCTGTGAGAGATAGCATGACTGAAGCACTGCAGCTATGGAAGAAAGTTGCAGGAAAAGGAGATGGGGTTTCAGATGATCAGAAAGCTACATCTCATGGTAAAGGCAGAAgtaatatttcttttcttttttcttttttcaattatcTAATCCTGTTCTATTACTTTCTTAATGCTTCAGATGGTGAAAATTCAGAGCCAGCTGAGTTTTCTGACAAGAATGGCCCAAAAGTTTCGAATCCTGGAGAGAGAAAAGCAGAAGCATCAGGGAAGGATTCATCTAATGGTTCTTCCCCTGCTAATGATTCTGTTTCCAAAACTAAGGGTGGTAGCATTCCAGACAAAGCAGTAGGGATATTAAAGAAGAAAGTACCTGCTGCCTTAACTGACAAAGAGTTGAACCCAGAATTTTTCCAGAAACTTGAAACGAGGGGTTCTGATGATTTGCCTGTAGAAGTTGTTGTCCCTCGTAGATGTCTTAATTCTGCAAACTCacacaatgaagaagaatcaGAACCAAATGATGCAGATTTAAGGGGAAGGTCAAATCTCATGGAGCCTGATGATGTTCATGGATCTGTCAACATTAAATATCGTAATGCAGAGAGAGGAAATGCTGGCTTGTTTTCTAAACAACGAGATTTTGATGAAGTTGCACGGGATAAATGGGCTGATGAGAGAGTAAATGGAAAAGACTCTAGAACAAGAGCATTTGATATTGATGACAGGATTGATATAAACCAAAGGGAGTCATCTGGTAGTCGTGTGGGTTTTTCCAAAACTGATGTCCAATCTGAGGGATCTTTCATGAATAACAAAGGAAATTGGTTAGCTATACAGAGACAACTATTGCAACTGGAGAGGCAACAAGCTCATCTGATGAATATGTTGCAGGTATGTTCAATTAATTTGGATTAAAGAAATGGTTTCCAAATCTGATTTTAGTTCACGATATATTTATATGGCAGGATTTCATGGGTGGGTCTCATGATAGCATGGTGACTTTAGAGAACAGAGTACGGGGCCTTGAGAGAGTTGTTGAAGACATGGCACGGGATTTGTCAATATCATCAGGTAGGAGAGGTGGTAATTTTATGGTGGGATTTGAGGGATCCTCCAATAGGTCTTTAGGCAAGTATAATGGCTACCCTGATTACTCAAGTGCCAAGTTAGGAAGGGGCAGTGATGGACGAATTCCATTTGGGGAAAGATTTGGCCCTTCAGATGGAATTGCTTCAGGTATGAGGGGCAGGGGCCCTCCATGGAGATCAGACATGGCTGAGGCCTGGGATTTTCCAACATATGGTGCTCCCAAAAATGGGCAAATGGGCTCTAGGAGAGCTCTGGTGAGTGGTCCTGTAGATGGTAGATCACCAAAAGCTGAACATGAGAGTGATCAGGTTGGTAACAGGAGGGCTTGGGATAAAGGTGCTGCACCTGTTAGGTTTGGTGAGGGCCCTTCTGCAAGAAGTGTCTGGCAAGCTTCAAAAGATGAAGCTACTCTAGAAGCAATTCGGGTGGCTGGGGAAGATAGTGGAGCAACTCGAACTGCAAGAGTAGCTATGCCTGAATTGACTGCAGAAGCTATGGGAGATGACAATGTTGTGCCAGAGCGGGATCCAGTCTGGACTTCTTGGAGCAATGCAATGGATGCACTTCATGTGGGCGATATGGATTCAGCTTATGCCGAAGTTTTGTCTACAGGGGATGACCTTTTGCTTGTGAAGCTAATGGACAGATCAGGCCCTGTAATTGATCAACTCTCAAATGATGTAGCAAGTGAGATTTTGCATGCCGTTGGGCAGTTTTTGTTGGAGCAGAATTTATTTGATATCTGTTTGTCTTGGATTCAACAGGTatgtttttctcaatttttagttctttttcaacTGCTTTATTTGCATTCTGTGAAATTTATTCCTTCTAAATGATTCAGACCATAAAAGTAATATCATAAGTCCTCTAAAATTATGGATTTTCTTGTTTAGCATATGATCTTTACTCTTGCTTCTGCtggaaaaataataggaagacaATGCATTTGGTATTTTGGAATTGGAATGGAAATAGGATgagaatcaaaatcaaaatcctagAGAGAGTGAAATTTGGTTTCCTtactaatgaaaattttattttcatacccattcttttttttctttttttttttgataggtaaataagagatTGTATTAGAAAAGCCTAGAAGCGGCAAAAAAAGTACACATACCCATTCTGAAAAATGATCCAAACACATTAATGAATGGGAATGAAATTGATTTCCCATTCTCCTTCTCTATTTGAACGTATCAAACATGACCTATGTTTTCTACCTTAAGAGATTGGAGGTCTAGTGCTCCATATACTCTCTTTCCTCATAATTAGTTGTTACTTTCATTGCATTGAAATGCTTTCCTATGTACTCTGTACCTTTCTCTGTTTTCTCTATACAAATGAAACATATGTTGGAACTTCTAAATAAAGATGATTAGTCTGAGCCTTAgcatttggttttattttaattgtctTCTCTCCAGTTGGTAGATGTAGTAATGGAAAATGGACCAGATATCATGGGAATTCCAATAGAAGTAAAGAGGGAGCTTTTATTGAACTTAAATGAAGCTTCTGCAACAACAGACCCACCTGAGGACTGGGAAGGTGCAACA
Protein-coding regions in this window:
- the LOC100247015 gene encoding microtubule-associated protein TORTIFOLIA1 produces the protein MASGGTKSSKPAKPPNPSSTSQSSVRSTSSSVSTHLAMVELKQRILTSLSKLSDRDTHQIAVDDLHNLIQNLSTDSGVSILLNCLYEASSDPKPLVKKESLRLLALLCTSHPDSTSSHLTKIISHIVRRLKDSDTGVRDACRDAIGTLSSLYLKGDGGGGDNGGLGSVVSLFVKPLFEAMIEQNKGVQSGAAMCLAKMVECASDPPVGAFQKLCSRVCKLLNNPNFLAKAALLPVVGSLSQVGAIAPQSLEAVLQSIHDCLGSPDWATRKAAADTLSTLAMHSNNLIMDGATSTLAALEACRFDKIKPVRDSMTEALQLWKKVAGKGDGVSDDQKATSHDGENSEPAEFSDKNGPKVSNPGERKAEASGKDSSNGSSPANDSVSKTKGGSIPDKAVGILKKKVPAALTDKELNPEFFQKLETRGSDDLPVEVVVPRRCLNSANSHNEEESEPNDADLRGRSNLMEPDDVHGSVNIKYRNAERGNAGLFSKQRDFDEVARDKWADERVNGKDSRTRAFDIDDRIDINQRESSGSRVGFSKTDVQSEGSFMNNKGNWLAIQRQLLQLERQQAHLMNMLQDFMGGSHDSMVTLENRVRGLERVVEDMARDLSISSGRRGGNFMVGFEGSSNRSLGKYNGYPDYSSAKLGRGSDGRIPFGERFGPSDGIASGMRGRGPPWRSDMAEAWDFPTYGAPKNGQMGSRRALVSGPVDGRSPKAEHESDQVGNRRAWDKGAAPVRFGEGPSARSVWQASKDEATLEAIRVAGEDSGATRTARVAMPELTAEAMGDDNVVPERDPVWTSWSNAMDALHVGDMDSAYAEVLSTGDDLLLVKLMDRSGPVIDQLSNDVASEILHAVGQFLLEQNLFDICLSWIQQLVDVVMENGPDIMGIPIEVKRELLLNLNEASATTDPPEDWEGATPDQLLLQLASAWGIDLQQLEK